From one Dama dama isolate Ldn47 chromosome 4, ASM3311817v1, whole genome shotgun sequence genomic stretch:
- the SIGLEC10 gene encoding sialic acid-binding Ig-like lectin 10 isoform X2: MLLPLFLAMLWGGSQALDLFKLQVQESVMVQEGLCVVVPCSIFYPSRGWIPTTPAYGFWFRDQTPRPSLPVATNKPGQDVDTDTWGRFQLLGDPSESCSLLIREARLEDSSLYFFRFERGDYVKYNFMEYKFYLQVTALTQKPAIYVPEILQPGHQVTLFCAFNWIFDECPVPTLSWIGNTVSANGASPRTSYFSELTFTPRPQDHNTELTCRVDFSGEGVSTQNTVRLSVAYAPKDLVISISDTDEPALEPRGESPHLEVKKGQSLRLLCAADSLPLATLSWTLQDRVLSWSHPLGSTTLELALPGVKAEDAGRYTCRAENMLGFLSRSLDLSVRYAPENLKVVVSRANHTALENLESGASLRVLEGQSLRLLCVAHGNPPVQLSWTRQGQTLSPSQPSDPGVLELPQIQTEQEGEFTCRAHNPLGSQNTSLSLSVVSPPQLLGPSCSQEDEGLRCSCSSRARPAPSLRWWLGEGLLEGELSNASFEVSSGSAGPWANSSLSLREGLSSGLRLSCEALNAHGAQSGSVLLLPDEKGLASRAFSSGVSLGTGVTTLLFLCFILILVRALRKKWTQAEVPVPAPAPAPAPGKAPRSRFSRRSTILDYINVIPKASPLKQKAKPSSPSQPPPDGHSLEARKNQKELHLVSHNCPGPKSSPQASEAENSQEELHYAVLNFPGLRPWETQRPKGTHPEYAEIQFH, encoded by the exons ATGTTGCTGCCACTGTTCTTGGCCATGCTGTGGGGTG GGTCGCAGGCTCTGGACTTATTCAAGCTGCAGGTGCAGGAGTCTGTGATGGTGCAAGAAGGCCTGTGTGTGGTCGTGCCCTGCTCCATCTTCTACCCCTCCAGAGGATGGATTCCCACCACCCCAGCTTACGGCTTCTGGTTCAGAGACCAGACCCCCAGGCCCAGTCTGCCAGTGGCCACCAACAAGCCAGGTCAGGACGTGGACACAGACACCTGGGGCCGATTCCAGCTCCTTGGCGATCCCAGCGAGAGCTGCTCCTTGCTCATCAGAGAGGCGCGCCTGGAGGACAGCTCACTGTACTTCTTCCGGTTCGAGAGAGGCGATTATGTGAAATATAATTTCATGGAATACAAGTTCTATTTGCAGGTGACAG CCCTTACACAGAAGCCGGCGATCTATGTCCCCGAGATCTTGCAGCCCGGGCACCAGGTGACGCTCTTCTGTGCATTTAACTGGATCTTTGACGAATGTCCCGTCCCTACTCTCTCCTGGATCGGGAACACCGTCTCCGCCAACGGGGCCAGCCCGAGAACTTCGTACTTCTCAGAGCTCACCTTCACACCCAGACCCCAGGACCACAACACTGAGCTCACCTGCAGAGTGGACTTCTCCGGAGAGGGTGTGAGCACGCAGAACACCGTCCGGCTTAGCGTGGCCT ATGCCCCCAAAGACCTGGTTATCAGCATCTCCGACACTGATGAGCCAG CTCTGGAGCCCAGGGGAGAGAGCCCACACCTGGAAGTCAAGAAAGGCCAGTCCCTGCGGCTGCTCTGTGCCGCGGACAGTTTGCCGCTGGCCACGTTGAGCTGGACCCTACAGGACAGAGTCCTCTCCTGGTCCCACCCCTTGGGATCCACAACTCTGGAGCTGGCACTACCCGGGGTGAAGGCCGAGGACGCGGGTCGCTACACCTGCCGGGCTGAGAACATGCTTGGCTTCTTGAGCCGCAGCCTGGACCTCTCAGTGCGGT ATGCCCCGGAGAACCTGAAAGTGGTGGTCTCGCGAGCAAACCACACAG CCCTGGAAAATTTGGAGAGCGGTGCATCTCTTCGGGTCCTGGAGGGCCAAAGCCTGCGTCTCCTCTGTGTTGCTCATGGCAACCCCCCCGTCCAGCTGAGCTGGACCCGACAGGGACAGACTCTGAGCCCCTCCCAGCCCTCAGATCCTGGGGTCCTGGAGCTGCCTCAGATACAAACAGAGCAGGAAGGGGAGTTCACCTGCCGGGCTCATAACCCGCTGGGCTCCCAAAATACCTCCCTGAGCCTCTCCGTGGTCT CTCCCCCGCAGCTGCTGGGCCCCTCCTGCTCCCAGGAGGACGAGGGTCTGCGCTGCAGCTGCTCCTCCCGAGCCCGGCCGGCCCCCTCCCTGCGCTGGTGGCTCGGGGAGGGGCTGCTGGAGGGGGAGCTCAGCAACGCCTCCTTCGAGGTCAGCTCCGGCTCCGCCGGGCCCTGGGCCAACAGTTCCCTGAGCCTCCGCGAGGGGCTCAGCTCCGGCCTCAGACTCAGCTGCGAGGCCCTGAACGCCCACGGGGCCCAGAGCGGGTCTGTCCTGCTGCTGCCAG ATGAGAAGGGACTCGCCTCCAGAGCGTTCTCCAGCGGAGTCTCTCTAGGGACTGGCGTCAccaccctcctcttcctctgcttCATCCTGATCCT CGTGAGGGCTCTGAGGAAGAAATGGACCCAGGCAGAGGTCCCGGTCCCTGCCCCGGCCCCGGCTCCGGCCCCCGGAAAGGCTCCTCGGTCCAGGTTCTCACGCAGGAGCACGATCCTGGATTACATCAACGTGATCCCTAAGGCCAGCCCCCTG AAACAGAAAGCCAAACCAAGCAGTCCTTCCCAGCCTCCTCCAGATGGTCACTCCCTGGAAGCCAGAAAGAACCAGAAGGAGCTCCATCTCGTCTCCCACAACTGTCCAGGACCCAAGTCATCCCCACAAGCCTCAGAAGCAGAGAACAGCCAAGAGGAGCTCCATTACGCTGTCCTCAACTTCCCAGGCCTCAGACCATGGGAGACCCAGAGACCCAAGGGCACGCACCCAGAGTACGCTGAAATCCAGTTCCACTGA
- the C4H19orf84 gene encoding uncharacterized protein C19orf84 homolog, with amino-acid sequence MEQQKEETGPQGNNLPSPGAGSWPPPAFPALPSSFLGTPDPAHLGLPESLASVTVPVRLDALSYLLHSALMGAYSLQQSLPSCPCVPRACGTQPGTAKRPPKGRGGWDVPRRPGRGYRRWGLGRAEQAERGWARGRGAGPQTPPVTPPSPAPPAQEGKKDTQGPEPPVEPPPAEDWEAEY; translated from the exons ATGGAACAGCAAAAGGAAGAGACTGGGCCTCAGGG GAACAATCTGCCCTCCCCCGGGGCTGGGTCGTGGCCGCCTCCAGCTTTCCCAGCTCTGCCCTCTTCTTTCCTGGGCACCCCAGATCCAGCCCATCTGGGGCTCCCCGAGAGCCTGGCCTCTGTGACCGTCCCCGTCCGCCTGGATGCCCTCTCCTACCTCCTCCACAGCGCCCTGATGGGGGCCTACTCGCTGCAGCAGTCCTTGCCCTCCTGCCCCTGTGTCCCCCGGGCATGCGGCACCCAGCCAGGCACTGCCAAGAGGCCACCCAAGGGACGCGGGGGCTGGGACGTCCCGCGCAGGCCAGGCCGGGGCTACCGGAGATGGGGACTTGGGAGGGCTGAACAGGCAGAGAGGGGCTGGGCCAGGGGCCGTGGGGCTGGCCCCCAGACCCCGCCGGTGACGCCGCCATCACCAGCACCGCCTGCGCAGGAGGGGAAGAAAGACACCCAGGGTCCAGAGCCACCCGTGGAGCCGCCGCCTGCTGAGGACTGGGAGGCTGAGTACTAG
- the SIGLEC10 gene encoding sialic acid-binding Ig-like lectin 10 isoform X1 translates to MLGQLHCKFRKNILEETASELKTVKKGASHRKSIPGRGDSLRHVLEAETNLVEVRNRGGSQALDLFKLQVQESVMVQEGLCVVVPCSIFYPSRGWIPTTPAYGFWFRDQTPRPSLPVATNKPGQDVDTDTWGRFQLLGDPSESCSLLIREARLEDSSLYFFRFERGDYVKYNFMEYKFYLQVTALTQKPAIYVPEILQPGHQVTLFCAFNWIFDECPVPTLSWIGNTVSANGASPRTSYFSELTFTPRPQDHNTELTCRVDFSGEGVSTQNTVRLSVAYAPKDLVISISDTDEPALEPRGESPHLEVKKGQSLRLLCAADSLPLATLSWTLQDRVLSWSHPLGSTTLELALPGVKAEDAGRYTCRAENMLGFLSRSLDLSVRYAPENLKVVVSRANHTALENLESGASLRVLEGQSLRLLCVAHGNPPVQLSWTRQGQTLSPSQPSDPGVLELPQIQTEQEGEFTCRAHNPLGSQNTSLSLSVVSPPQLLGPSCSQEDEGLRCSCSSRARPAPSLRWWLGEGLLEGELSNASFEVSSGSAGPWANSSLSLREGLSSGLRLSCEALNAHGAQSGSVLLLPDEKGLASRAFSSGVSLGTGVTTLLFLCFILILVRALRKKWTQAEVPVPAPAPAPAPGKAPRSRFSRRSTILDYINVIPKASPLKQKAKPSSPSQPPPDGHSLEARKNQKELHLVSHNCPGPKSSPQASEAENSQEELHYAVLNFPGLRPWETQRPKGTHPEYAEIQFH, encoded by the exons ATGTTGGGGCAACTTCATTGTAAGTTCAGGAAAAACATTTTGGAAGAGACAGCCTCTGAGCTGAAAACGGTGAAAAAGGGCGCCAGTCACAGGAAGAGCATTCCTGGAAGAGGGGACAGCTTGCGTCATGTTCTTGAAGCGGAAACAAATTTGGTAGAGGTGAGAAACAGAGGAG GGTCGCAGGCTCTGGACTTATTCAAGCTGCAGGTGCAGGAGTCTGTGATGGTGCAAGAAGGCCTGTGTGTGGTCGTGCCCTGCTCCATCTTCTACCCCTCCAGAGGATGGATTCCCACCACCCCAGCTTACGGCTTCTGGTTCAGAGACCAGACCCCCAGGCCCAGTCTGCCAGTGGCCACCAACAAGCCAGGTCAGGACGTGGACACAGACACCTGGGGCCGATTCCAGCTCCTTGGCGATCCCAGCGAGAGCTGCTCCTTGCTCATCAGAGAGGCGCGCCTGGAGGACAGCTCACTGTACTTCTTCCGGTTCGAGAGAGGCGATTATGTGAAATATAATTTCATGGAATACAAGTTCTATTTGCAGGTGACAG CCCTTACACAGAAGCCGGCGATCTATGTCCCCGAGATCTTGCAGCCCGGGCACCAGGTGACGCTCTTCTGTGCATTTAACTGGATCTTTGACGAATGTCCCGTCCCTACTCTCTCCTGGATCGGGAACACCGTCTCCGCCAACGGGGCCAGCCCGAGAACTTCGTACTTCTCAGAGCTCACCTTCACACCCAGACCCCAGGACCACAACACTGAGCTCACCTGCAGAGTGGACTTCTCCGGAGAGGGTGTGAGCACGCAGAACACCGTCCGGCTTAGCGTGGCCT ATGCCCCCAAAGACCTGGTTATCAGCATCTCCGACACTGATGAGCCAG CTCTGGAGCCCAGGGGAGAGAGCCCACACCTGGAAGTCAAGAAAGGCCAGTCCCTGCGGCTGCTCTGTGCCGCGGACAGTTTGCCGCTGGCCACGTTGAGCTGGACCCTACAGGACAGAGTCCTCTCCTGGTCCCACCCCTTGGGATCCACAACTCTGGAGCTGGCACTACCCGGGGTGAAGGCCGAGGACGCGGGTCGCTACACCTGCCGGGCTGAGAACATGCTTGGCTTCTTGAGCCGCAGCCTGGACCTCTCAGTGCGGT ATGCCCCGGAGAACCTGAAAGTGGTGGTCTCGCGAGCAAACCACACAG CCCTGGAAAATTTGGAGAGCGGTGCATCTCTTCGGGTCCTGGAGGGCCAAAGCCTGCGTCTCCTCTGTGTTGCTCATGGCAACCCCCCCGTCCAGCTGAGCTGGACCCGACAGGGACAGACTCTGAGCCCCTCCCAGCCCTCAGATCCTGGGGTCCTGGAGCTGCCTCAGATACAAACAGAGCAGGAAGGGGAGTTCACCTGCCGGGCTCATAACCCGCTGGGCTCCCAAAATACCTCCCTGAGCCTCTCCGTGGTCT CTCCCCCGCAGCTGCTGGGCCCCTCCTGCTCCCAGGAGGACGAGGGTCTGCGCTGCAGCTGCTCCTCCCGAGCCCGGCCGGCCCCCTCCCTGCGCTGGTGGCTCGGGGAGGGGCTGCTGGAGGGGGAGCTCAGCAACGCCTCCTTCGAGGTCAGCTCCGGCTCCGCCGGGCCCTGGGCCAACAGTTCCCTGAGCCTCCGCGAGGGGCTCAGCTCCGGCCTCAGACTCAGCTGCGAGGCCCTGAACGCCCACGGGGCCCAGAGCGGGTCTGTCCTGCTGCTGCCAG ATGAGAAGGGACTCGCCTCCAGAGCGTTCTCCAGCGGAGTCTCTCTAGGGACTGGCGTCAccaccctcctcttcctctgcttCATCCTGATCCT CGTGAGGGCTCTGAGGAAGAAATGGACCCAGGCAGAGGTCCCGGTCCCTGCCCCGGCCCCGGCTCCGGCCCCCGGAAAGGCTCCTCGGTCCAGGTTCTCACGCAGGAGCACGATCCTGGATTACATCAACGTGATCCCTAAGGCCAGCCCCCTG AAACAGAAAGCCAAACCAAGCAGTCCTTCCCAGCCTCCTCCAGATGGTCACTCCCTGGAAGCCAGAAAGAACCAGAAGGAGCTCCATCTCGTCTCCCACAACTGTCCAGGACCCAAGTCATCCCCACAAGCCTCAGAAGCAGAGAACAGCCAAGAGGAGCTCCATTACGCTGTCCTCAACTTCCCAGGCCTCAGACCATGGGAGACCCAGAGACCCAAGGGCACGCACCCAGAGTACGCTGAAATCCAGTTCCACTGA